From Erwinia sp. HDF1-3R, one genomic window encodes:
- a CDS encoding RnfH family protein: MADILVEVVYALPDKQYLYQVSVEEGSTVEQAIRASGILEVRSDIDPASNKLGIYSRPVKPGDEVHSGDRVEIYRPLLADPKELRRQRAERAAKK, from the coding sequence GTGGCTGATATCCTGGTTGAAGTGGTTTACGCGCTGCCCGATAAGCAATATCTCTACCAGGTAAGCGTAGAGGAGGGTAGCACCGTGGAGCAGGCCATTCGCGCCTCTGGCATTCTTGAGGTGCGCAGCGATATCGATCCCGCCAGTAATAAACTGGGGATTTACAGCCGCCCGGTTAAACCGGGTGACGAAGTTCACTCGGGCGATCGCGTCGAAATTTATCGTCCGCTGCTGGCGGACCCGAAAGAGCTGCGCCGTCAGCGGGCAGAGCGGGCAGCAAAAAAATAA
- a CDS encoding type II toxin-antitoxin system RatA family toxin: MSQISRSALVPFSAEQMFRLVNDVDAYPEFLPGCTGSRVLDASQQQMTASVDVSKAGISKTFVTRNTLTENQSIHMQLVDGPFRKLTGGWQFTSLSEDACKVELNLEFEFSNMLVEMAFGRIFKELASSMVQAFTKRAKEVYSG, translated from the coding sequence ATGTCCCAGATTAGTCGTTCCGCGCTGGTCCCCTTCAGTGCTGAGCAAATGTTCCGGCTGGTAAACGATGTTGATGCCTATCCGGAATTTCTACCAGGCTGTACCGGCAGTCGCGTACTTGATGCCAGTCAACAGCAGATGACGGCATCGGTGGACGTTTCCAAGGCCGGGATCAGTAAAACCTTTGTCACGCGCAACACGCTAACAGAGAACCAGAGCATTCATATGCAGCTGGTCGACGGCCCGTTTCGCAAGCTTACCGGCGGCTGGCAGTTTACTTCGCTCAGCGAAGATGCCTGTAAAGTGGAGCTGAATCTGGAGTTTGAATTCTCCAATATGCTGGTAGAGATGGCATTTGGTCGGATATTTAAAGAGCTGGCCAGCAGCATGGTGCAGGCGTTTACCAAACGCGCGAAAGAGGTCTACAGTGGCTGA
- the smpB gene encoding SsrA-binding protein SmpB yields the protein MTKKKAHKPGSATIAMNKRARHEYSIEDEFEAGLSLQGWEVKSLRAGKANISESYIMLRDGEAYLFGATFQALIGASSHVVCDPTRTRKLLLKERELATLFERANRDGYTIVALSLYWKNAWAKLKIGVAKGKREHDKRDDIKDREWKTDKARIMKHANR from the coding sequence ATGACAAAGAAAAAAGCACATAAACCCGGTTCTGCTACCATTGCCATGAACAAGCGGGCCCGCCATGAATACTCCATTGAGGATGAGTTCGAAGCGGGGCTTTCGCTACAGGGATGGGAAGTTAAATCACTCCGTGCCGGTAAGGCCAATATCAGCGAAAGCTACATTATGCTGCGCGATGGAGAAGCCTACCTGTTCGGCGCCACCTTCCAGGCACTGATTGGTGCCTCTTCGCACGTGGTCTGCGATCCTACCCGCACCCGTAAGCTACTGTTGAAAGAGCGCGAGCTGGCGACCCTGTTCGAGAGAGCCAACCGCGATGGCTATACCATCGTGGCGCTGTCGCTCTACTGGAAAAATGCCTGGGCCAAACTGAAAATCGGCGTAGCCAAAGGTAAGCGAGAGCACGACAAGCGCGACGATATTAAAGATCGCGAATGGAAAACCGACAAAGCACGTATCATGAAACACGCCAACCGCTAA